Proteins encoded together in one Kitasatospora albolonga window:
- a CDS encoding maltose alpha-D-glucosyltransferase, giving the protein MIVNEPVHDTFEDTPAKDRDPDWFKRAVFYEVLVRSFQDSNGDGIGDLKGITAKLDYLQWLGVDCLWLPPFFKSPLRDGGYDVSDYTAVLPEFGDLADFVEFVDAAHQRGMRVIIDFVMNHTSDQHEWFQQSRTDPDGPYGDYYVWADDDKQFQDARIIFVDTETSNWTFDPVRKQYYWHRFFSHQPDLNYENPAVQEEILAALRFWLDLGIDGFRVDAVPYLYQREGTNCENLPETHHFLKRVRKEIDANYPDTVLLAEANQWPEDVVDYFGDYEAGGDECHMAFHFPVMPRIFMAVRRESRYPVSEILAKTPAIPKNCQWGIFLRNHDELTLEMVTDEERDYMYAEYAKDPRMRANIGIRRRLAPLLDNDRNQIELFTALLLSLPGSPILYYGDEIGMGDNIWLGDRDAVRTPMQWTPDRNAGFSSSDPGRLYLPTIMDPVYGYQVTNVEASMASPSSLLHWTRRMIEIRKQNPAFGLGEYTELPSSNPAVLAFTREYKDDLVLCVHNFSRFAQPTELDLRSFTGRHPVELIGGVRFPAIGQWPYLLTLAGHGFYWFRLRKDAPPA; this is encoded by the coding sequence ATGATCGTCAATGAGCCCGTCCACGACACGTTCGAGGACACTCCCGCCAAGGACCGTGATCCCGACTGGTTCAAGCGCGCCGTCTTCTACGAGGTGCTCGTCCGGTCCTTCCAGGACTCCAACGGCGACGGAATCGGCGACCTCAAGGGCATCACCGCCAAGCTGGACTATCTCCAGTGGCTCGGTGTCGACTGCCTCTGGCTGCCACCGTTCTTCAAGTCCCCCCTGCGAGACGGCGGTTACGACGTCTCCGACTACACCGCGGTCCTGCCGGAGTTCGGTGACCTCGCCGACTTCGTCGAGTTCGTGGACGCCGCCCACCAGCGCGGCATGCGCGTCATCATCGACTTCGTCATGAACCACACGAGCGACCAGCACGAGTGGTTCCAGCAGTCCCGCACCGACCCGGACGGGCCGTACGGCGACTACTACGTCTGGGCGGACGACGACAAACAGTTCCAGGACGCCCGGATCATCTTCGTCGACACCGAGACGTCGAACTGGACCTTCGACCCGGTGCGCAAGCAGTACTACTGGCACCGCTTCTTCTCCCACCAGCCGGACCTCAACTACGAGAACCCGGCGGTCCAGGAGGAGATCCTCGCGGCCCTGCGGTTCTGGCTGGACCTCGGCATCGACGGCTTCCGGGTCGACGCGGTGCCCTACCTCTACCAGCGCGAGGGCACCAACTGCGAGAACCTCCCCGAGACCCACCACTTCCTCAAGCGGGTCCGCAAGGAGATCGACGCCAACTACCCGGACACCGTGCTCCTCGCCGAGGCCAACCAGTGGCCCGAGGACGTCGTCGACTACTTCGGCGACTACGAGGCGGGCGGTGACGAGTGCCACATGGCGTTCCACTTCCCCGTCATGCCGCGCATCTTCATGGCGGTGCGCCGCGAGAGCCGCTACCCGGTCTCCGAAATCCTCGCCAAGACCCCGGCGATCCCGAAGAACTGCCAGTGGGGCATCTTCCTGCGCAACCACGACGAGCTGACCCTCGAAATGGTCACGGACGAAGAGCGCGACTACATGTACGCGGAGTACGCCAAGGACCCGCGGATGCGCGCCAACATCGGCATCCGCCGCCGCCTGGCCCCGCTGCTGGACAACGACCGCAACCAGATCGAGCTGTTCACCGCGCTGCTGCTGTCGCTGCCCGGCTCCCCGATCCTCTACTACGGGGACGAGATCGGGATGGGCGACAACATCTGGCTGGGCGACCGGGACGCGGTACGCACCCCGATGCAGTGGACGCCCGACCGCAACGCGGGCTTCTCCTCCAGCGATCCGGGGCGGCTCTACCTCCCCACGATCATGGACCCGGTCTACGGCTACCAGGTCACCAACGTGGAGGCGTCGATGGCCTCGCCGTCCTCGCTGCTGCACTGGACCCGCCGGATGATCGAGATCCGCAAGCAGAATCCGGCCTTCGGGCTGGGCGAGTACACCGAGCTGCCCTCGTCCAACCCGGCGGTGCTGGCGTTCACCCGTGAGTACAAGGACGACCTCGTCCTGTGCGTGCACAACTTCTCGCGGTTCGCCCAGCCGACCGAGCTGGACCTGCGGTCGTTCACCGGACGCCATCCGGTGGAGCTGATCGGCGGGGTGCGCTTTCCGGCCATCGGCCAGTGGCCCTACCTGCTGACCCTGGCGGGACACGGCTTCTACTGGTTCCGGCTGCGCAAGGACGCGCCGCCGGCCTGA
- a CDS encoding C4-dicarboxylate transporter DctA (involved in the transport of C4-dicarboxylates across the membrane), with amino-acid sequence MAVAAKKRDRTHYLYIAVIAAVALGILVGFVAPGVAVELKPIGAGFVNLIKMMISPIIFCTIVLGVGSVRKAAKVGAVGGLALGYFLVMSTVALAIGLLVGNFLEPGSTLHITEQARAAGEAQASGASESTVDFLLGIIPTTIVSAFTAGEVLQTLLVALLAGFALQAMGSAGEPIIRGITHIQRLVFRILAMIMWAAPVGAFGAIAAVVGETGLDALKSLAIIMIGFYLTCALFVFVVLGAILRLVAGVSLIALLKYLGREFLLILSTSSSESALPRLIAKMEHMGVSKPVVGITVPTGYSFNLDGTAIYLTMSSLFIANALGDPLSASEQISLLIFMVIASKGAAGVTGAGLATLAGGLQSHRPELVDGVGLIVGIDRFMSEARALTNFAGNAVATVLVGHWTKEIDKERVGRVLAGQLPFDERTLVDDGHGAPADVPEPREKAAEPAKV; translated from the coding sequence ATGGCTGTGGCAGCCAAGAAACGGGACCGTACCCACTACCTGTACATCGCCGTGATCGCCGCCGTGGCGCTCGGCATCCTGGTGGGCTTCGTCGCCCCCGGGGTGGCCGTCGAGCTCAAGCCCATCGGCGCGGGCTTCGTGAACCTGATCAAGATGATGATCTCGCCGATCATCTTCTGCACGATCGTGCTGGGCGTCGGCTCGGTCCGCAAGGCGGCCAAGGTCGGCGCCGTCGGCGGACTGGCGCTGGGCTACTTCCTGGTCATGTCGACCGTCGCCCTCGCCATCGGCCTGCTGGTCGGCAACTTCCTGGAGCCCGGCTCCACCCTCCACATCACCGAGCAGGCGCGGGCCGCGGGCGAGGCACAGGCGTCCGGCGCCAGCGAGTCCACGGTGGACTTCCTGCTCGGCATCATCCCGACCACGATCGTCTCCGCCTTCACGGCGGGCGAGGTGCTCCAGACCCTGCTGGTCGCGCTGCTCGCGGGCTTCGCGCTCCAGGCGATGGGCTCGGCGGGTGAGCCGATCATCCGGGGCATCACCCACATCCAGCGGCTCGTCTTCCGTATCCTCGCCATGATCATGTGGGCCGCCCCGGTCGGCGCGTTCGGCGCCATCGCGGCGGTGGTCGGGGAGACCGGGCTCGACGCCCTGAAGTCCCTCGCGATCATCATGATCGGCTTCTACCTGACCTGCGCCCTCTTCGTCTTCGTGGTGCTCGGCGCGATCCTGCGCCTGGTCGCCGGGGTCAGCCTGATCGCCCTGCTGAAGTACCTGGGCCGCGAGTTCCTGCTCATCCTCTCCACCTCCTCGTCCGAGTCCGCCCTGCCCCGGCTCATCGCGAAGATGGAGCACATGGGGGTCAGCAAGCCCGTCGTCGGCATCACCGTCCCGACCGGCTACTCCTTCAACCTGGACGGCACCGCGATCTACCTCACGATGTCCTCGCTCTTCATCGCCAACGCGCTGGGCGACCCGCTGAGCGCGAGCGAGCAGATCTCCCTGCTGATCTTCATGGTCATCGCCTCGAAGGGCGCGGCGGGCGTGACCGGCGCGGGCCTGGCGACCCTCGCGGGCGGGCTCCAGTCGCACCGCCCCGAACTCGTGGACGGGGTCGGCCTGATCGTCGGCATCGACCGCTTCATGAGCGAGGCCCGCGCGCTGACCAACTTCGCGGGCAACGCGGTCGCCACGGTCCTGGTCGGCCACTGGACGAAGGAGATCGACAAGGAGCGCGTCGGCCGGGTCCTCGCCGGACAGCTCCCGTTCGACGAGCGGACGCTGGTGGACGACGGCCACGGCGCCCCCGCCGACGTACCCGAGCCGCGCGAGAAGGCGGCCGAGCCCGCCAAGGTCTGA
- a CDS encoding maltokinase gives MSEAASPHVALAKSTRNSANPSSTADGSLLPSLAPLLHEWLPRQRWFAGKGRPVTGFGLVSATEMLPLDGTAGPGLLHLLVRVQQPSPSAPAADDCYQLLLGVRTSLPTTLAGALIGRVERGPLAGRTVYDALHDPRLADLLLERFRRPGTLGTLRFERTAAIPAGLPPRVLDAEQSNSSLVYGDAYILKIFRRVFPGANPDLELPLALAREGCERVPAPIAWFEAPGPEPLTLGVLQPFLYGARDGWQLALTALTAGRDFVPEARALGRATAEVHTALAAALPTPALHGTQTRQLVSQMVQRLEAAAQAVPALAPYVPALRTAFDAVTALGHRGSGWAQQRVHGDLHLGQALRSPDGFWSLIDFEGEPARPLDERRRPAPPVRDVAGMLRSFDYAARSHRPWNPEWAARCRAAYCEGYALASGTDPRGEPELLRAHETDKAVYEVVYEARHRPDWLPVPMAAIQRLAQSAAA, from the coding sequence ATGTCGGAGGCTGCATCCCCTCACGTCGCCCTGGCGAAGAGCACGAGGAACAGCGCGAACCCAAGCAGTACGGCGGACGGCTCCCTGCTGCCGTCCCTCGCACCGCTGCTCCATGAATGGCTGCCCCGGCAGCGGTGGTTCGCCGGAAAGGGCCGGCCGGTCACCGGCTTCGGCCTGGTGTCGGCCACCGAGATGCTGCCGCTGGACGGCACGGCCGGACCGGGCCTGCTCCACCTCCTGGTCCGGGTCCAGCAGCCGTCACCGTCGGCTCCCGCGGCGGACGACTGCTACCAACTCCTGCTGGGCGTAAGGACATCACTGCCGACCACGCTCGCCGGAGCGCTGATCGGCCGCGTCGAGCGCGGACCGCTGGCCGGGCGGACCGTCTACGACGCGCTGCACGACCCCCGTCTGGCGGACCTCCTGCTGGAACGGTTCCGCCGCCCCGGCACCCTCGGCACCCTCCGCTTCGAGCGGACCGCCGCCATCCCGGCCGGGCTGCCGCCCCGGGTACTGGACGCCGAACAGTCCAACTCCTCGCTCGTCTACGGCGATGCGTACATCCTCAAGATCTTCCGCCGGGTCTTCCCCGGTGCCAACCCGGATCTGGAGCTGCCGCTCGCCCTGGCCCGCGAGGGGTGCGAACGGGTACCGGCACCCATCGCCTGGTTCGAGGCCCCCGGCCCCGAACCGCTCACCCTCGGTGTGCTCCAGCCCTTCCTGTACGGGGCCCGGGACGGCTGGCAGCTCGCCCTGACCGCCCTCACGGCGGGCCGCGACTTCGTCCCGGAGGCGCGGGCGCTCGGCCGGGCCACCGCCGAGGTGCACACCGCGCTCGCCGCCGCCCTGCCCACCCCCGCGCTGCACGGCACACAGACCCGGCAGCTGGTCTCCCAGATGGTCCAGCGCCTGGAGGCCGCCGCCCAGGCAGTGCCCGCGCTCGCCCCGTACGTCCCCGCCCTGCGCACCGCGTTCGACGCCGTGACGGCGCTCGGCCACCGGGGCAGCGGCTGGGCGCAGCAGCGGGTGCACGGCGACCTCCACCTCGGCCAGGCGCTCCGCTCCCCCGACGGCTTCTGGTCGCTGATCGACTTCGAGGGCGAACCGGCCCGCCCGCTGGACGAGCGCCGCCGCCCGGCACCCCCGGTACGGGATGTGGCGGGCATGCTGCGCTCCTTCGACTACGCGGCCCGCTCGCACCGCCCGTGGAACCCCGAGTGGGCGGCCCGCTGCCGCGCCGCCTACTGCGAGGGGTACGCGCTCGCCTCGGGCACCGACCCGCGCGGTGAACCGGAGCTGCTGCGCGCCCACGAGACCGACAAAGCGGTGTACGAGGTGGTGTACGAGGCCCGGCACCGCCCCGACTGGCTGCCGGTCCCGATGGCCGCCATCCAGCGCCTGGCCCAGTCCGCAGCGGCCTGA
- a CDS encoding histidine kinase — protein MRLPRTRPRSLAGQLFAMQVVLIAAVVAGCAVFAYVSGSAQAERTAARQVRAAALAVADSPSVREAIRTPDPSAVLQPYAEQVRRDTGIAFITIMDTDRKRWTHPDPSQIGETFLGHTEEALAGATFTETYTGTLGPSIRVVTPVRDGDRIIGLVSAGITVDRVSSQVREQLGALALAAGGALALGGIGTYVINARLRRHTHGMNAAELSRLHDYHQATLHAVREGLLMLDGQRRIALINDAGRELLGLGPETEAVGRTVAELNLPAPLTGALLASEARVDELHLTVDRVVVVNTRPVVGGERRGTVVTLRDHTELQALTGELDSERGFTQALRSQAHEAANRLHTVVSLIELGRVAEAVEFATAELELAQVLTDRVVGAVEEPVLAALLLGKAAQAHERGVELELAEDSLIDDGALPPSLAQRDLVTILGNLIDNAVDAASEGDGLASAAAVPAPRTAAQGGAGRARVTVTALADGRELLLRVSDTGPGIGPEEADEVFRRGWTTHGAGRGLGLALVRQAAHRNGGSVELDRAPEGGARFTVRLPLGDRTATEVTA, from the coding sequence ATGCGCCTCCCCCGTACCCGACCCCGCAGCCTGGCCGGGCAGCTCTTCGCCATGCAGGTCGTACTGATCGCCGCGGTGGTGGCCGGGTGCGCGGTCTTCGCGTACGTCTCCGGCTCCGCGCAGGCCGAGCGGACGGCGGCCCGGCAGGTGCGGGCGGCGGCGCTGGCGGTGGCCGATTCCCCCTCCGTACGGGAGGCCATCCGCACCCCGGACCCCTCCGCCGTGCTCCAGCCGTACGCGGAGCAGGTGCGCCGGGACACCGGGATCGCGTTCATCACGATCATGGACACCGACCGGAAGCGGTGGACGCACCCGGACCCCTCGCAGATCGGGGAGACCTTTCTCGGCCACACCGAGGAGGCGCTCGCCGGGGCGACCTTCACCGAGACCTACACCGGCACGCTCGGCCCCTCGATACGGGTGGTGACCCCGGTACGGGACGGAGACCGGATCATCGGGCTCGTCAGCGCGGGCATCACGGTGGACCGGGTCTCCTCGCAGGTACGCGAGCAGCTGGGCGCCCTCGCGCTGGCGGCGGGCGGGGCGCTGGCGCTCGGCGGGATCGGCACGTACGTGATCAACGCCCGGCTGCGGCGCCACACCCACGGGATGAACGCGGCCGAGCTGAGCAGGCTGCACGACTACCACCAGGCCACGTTGCACGCGGTGCGCGAGGGGCTGCTGATGCTGGACGGGCAGCGCCGGATCGCGCTCATCAACGACGCGGGGCGCGAGCTGCTGGGGCTCGGCCCGGAGACGGAGGCGGTCGGCCGGACGGTGGCGGAGCTGAATCTGCCCGCGCCGCTGACCGGGGCGCTGCTGGCGTCGGAGGCGCGGGTGGACGAGCTGCATCTGACGGTGGACCGGGTGGTCGTCGTCAACACCCGTCCGGTGGTGGGCGGTGAGCGGCGCGGCACGGTGGTGACCCTGCGGGACCACACCGAGCTCCAGGCGCTCACCGGTGAGCTGGACTCCGAGCGCGGTTTCACGCAGGCGCTGCGCTCGCAGGCCCACGAGGCGGCGAACCGGCTGCACACGGTGGTGTCGCTGATCGAGCTGGGGCGGGTGGCGGAGGCGGTGGAGTTCGCGACGGCGGAGCTGGAGCTGGCGCAGGTGCTGACCGACCGGGTGGTGGGCGCGGTGGAGGAACCGGTGCTGGCCGCGCTGCTGCTGGGCAAGGCGGCCCAGGCGCACGAGCGCGGGGTGGAGCTGGAGCTCGCCGAGGACAGCCTGATCGACGACGGGGCGCTGCCGCCGTCGCTGGCCCAGCGGGATCTGGTGACGATCCTCGGCAATCTGATCGACAACGCGGTGGACGCGGCCTCGGAGGGGGACGGCCTCGCCTCCGCGGCGGCCGTTCCGGCGCCCCGTACGGCCGCGCAGGGCGGCGCCGGACGGGCCCGGGTCACCGTGACCGCGCTCGCCGACGGCCGGGAACTGCTGCTGCGGGTCTCCGACACCGGGCCGGGGATCGGCCCCGAGGAGGCGGACGAGGTGTTCCGGCGCGGCTGGACGACGCACGGGGCGGGGCGCGGGCTGGGCCTCGCGCTGGTGCGGCAGGCGGCGCACCGCAACGGCGGGTCGGTGGAGCTGGACCGGGCGCCGGAGGGCGGGGCGCGGTTCACCGTACGGCTGCCGCTCGGGGACCGTACGGCCACGGAGGTGACCGCGTGA
- a CDS encoding 1,4-alpha-glucan branching enzyme, protein MTARKPSRKASRSKSAAADATVTAPAEAVETAQQPVPAAASASVEAETATTAAAPAKRARPRRTEAVPPRPRQGGDGGSARPAPALDPADRGRLLAGDHHAPHDVLGARPIPGGVLVRALRPFARSVTVLAEGVRAELHDDGDGFFSGVLPVPEVPVYRLRVAYDDNTIEVDDPYRFWPALGELDLHLIAEGRHEELWRALGSEPMVHQGVAGTRFTVWAPNARGVRVTGDFNYWDGTGFPMRSLGSTGVWELFLPGIGEGALYKYDICRPDGSHTVRADPMARHTEVPPATASVVTAAHHEWQDADWMAHRGDRPVHEAPFSVYEVHLASWRPGLTYRQLAAQLPSYVKELGFTHVELMPVSEHPFGGSWGYQVTGFFAPTSRMGSPDDFRFLVDALHRAGIGVIMDWVPAHFPRDEWALAEFDGRPLYEHSDPRRAAHPDWGTLEFDYGRTEVRNFLVANATYWCEEFHIDGLRVDAVASMLYLDYSREDGQWAPNDQGGRENWDAVAFLQEMNATVYRRNPGVVTIAEESTAWDGVTRPTDSGGLGFGLKWNMGWMHDSLVYMSKEPVHRKYHHNEMTFSMVYAYSENYVLPISHDEVVHGKQALVAKMPGDWWQQRANHRAYLGFMWAHPGKQLLFMGQEFAQGAEWSEGHGPDWWLLDPTYEASGDHRGVRNLVGDLNAVYGAVPALWQRDTVPEGFSWVDGGAAEDNVFAFLRYDADGSPLLAVSHFSPVVRHDYRLGVPETGTEGWVEVLNTDADRYGGSDVRNEEPLKAEAVPAHGRPASISLTLPPLATVWFRPA, encoded by the coding sequence GTGACCGCCCGCAAGCCGTCCCGTAAGGCATCCCGCTCGAAGTCCGCAGCCGCCGACGCCACCGTCACGGCCCCCGCCGAGGCCGTGGAGACCGCGCAGCAGCCCGTGCCCGCCGCCGCTTCCGCTTCTGTAGAAGCCGAGACCGCCACCACGGCCGCCGCACCCGCCAAGCGCGCCCGCCCCCGGCGTACGGAGGCCGTCCCGCCGCGCCCCCGGCAGGGCGGCGACGGCGGGAGCGCGCGTCCAGCCCCGGCCCTGGACCCCGCCGACCGGGGGCGGCTGCTGGCCGGTGACCACCACGCGCCGCACGACGTGCTCGGCGCCCGGCCGATCCCGGGCGGGGTGCTGGTCCGGGCGCTGCGCCCGTTCGCCCGCTCGGTCACGGTGCTGGCCGAGGGGGTGCGGGCCGAACTGCACGACGACGGCGACGGGTTCTTCTCCGGGGTGCTGCCGGTGCCCGAGGTTCCCGTGTACCGGCTCCGGGTCGCGTACGACGACAACACCATCGAGGTGGACGACCCGTACCGCTTCTGGCCCGCGCTCGGCGAGCTGGACCTGCATCTGATCGCGGAGGGGCGCCACGAGGAGCTGTGGCGGGCGCTCGGCTCGGAGCCGATGGTCCACCAGGGGGTGGCCGGGACCCGGTTCACCGTCTGGGCGCCGAACGCGCGCGGGGTGCGGGTCACCGGTGACTTCAATTACTGGGACGGCACGGGCTTCCCGATGCGTTCGCTCGGCTCGACCGGGGTGTGGGAGCTGTTCCTGCCCGGGATCGGCGAGGGCGCGCTCTACAAGTACGACATCTGCCGCCCGGACGGCTCGCACACGGTCAGGGCCGACCCGATGGCCCGGCACACCGAGGTCCCGCCCGCGACCGCCTCCGTCGTCACCGCCGCGCACCACGAGTGGCAGGACGCAGACTGGATGGCGCACCGGGGCGACCGCCCGGTGCACGAGGCCCCGTTCTCCGTCTACGAGGTCCACCTCGCCTCCTGGCGACCGGGACTGACGTACCGTCAACTTGCGGCCCAACTCCCCTCCTACGTCAAGGAGCTCGGCTTCACGCATGTCGAGCTGATGCCGGTCTCGGAGCACCCCTTCGGCGGCTCCTGGGGCTACCAGGTCACCGGCTTCTTCGCGCCGACCTCACGGATGGGCTCCCCGGACGACTTCCGGTTCCTGGTGGACGCCCTGCACCGGGCGGGCATCGGAGTCATCATGGACTGGGTCCCGGCCCATTTCCCGCGCGACGAATGGGCGTTGGCGGAGTTCGACGGCCGGCCGCTGTACGAGCACTCCGACCCGCGCCGGGCCGCGCACCCGGACTGGGGGACGCTGGAGTTCGACTACGGCCGCACGGAGGTCCGCAACTTCCTGGTGGCCAACGCCACTTACTGGTGCGAGGAGTTCCACATCGACGGGCTGCGGGTCGACGCGGTCGCCTCGATGCTCTACCTGGACTACTCCCGCGAGGACGGCCAGTGGGCGCCCAACGACCAGGGCGGGCGGGAGAACTGGGACGCGGTCGCCTTCCTCCAGGAGATGAACGCGACCGTCTACCGGCGCAACCCCGGGGTCGTCACCATCGCCGAGGAGTCCACCGCCTGGGACGGCGTCACCCGGCCCACCGACAGCGGCGGCCTGGGCTTCGGGCTGAAGTGGAACATGGGGTGGATGCACGACTCGCTGGTCTACATGTCCAAGGAGCCGGTGCACCGCAAGTACCACCACAACGAGATGACGTTCTCGATGGTGTACGCGTACAGCGAGAACTACGTGCTGCCGATCTCGCACGACGAGGTGGTGCACGGCAAGCAGGCGCTGGTGGCGAAGATGCCCGGCGACTGGTGGCAGCAGCGCGCCAACCACCGCGCCTACCTGGGCTTCATGTGGGCCCACCCCGGCAAGCAACTCCTCTTCATGGGCCAGGAGTTCGCCCAGGGCGCCGAGTGGTCCGAGGGCCACGGCCCGGACTGGTGGCTGCTGGACCCGACGTACGAGGCGTCCGGCGACCACCGCGGGGTGCGGAACCTGGTGGGCGATCTCAACGCGGTGTACGGGGCGGTGCCCGCCCTCTGGCAGCGCGACACCGTGCCGGAGGGGTTCAGCTGGGTGGACGGCGGGGCGGCCGAGGACAACGTCTTCGCGTTCCTGCGCTACGACGCCGACGGCTCCCCGCTGCTGGCGGTCTCCCACTTCTCCCCGGTGGTCCGCCACGACTACCGCCTCGGGGTGCCGGAGACCGGGACCGAGGGCTGGGTCGAGGTCCTCAACACGGACGCGGACCGCTACGGCGGCAGCGACGTCCGCAACGAGGAGCCGCTGAAGGCGGAGGCGGTGCCCGCGCACGGCCGCCCGGCCAGCATCTCCCTGACGCTGCCGCCGCTGGCGACGGTGTGGTTCCGGCCCGCGTGA
- a CDS encoding two-component system response regulator — MIRVLVVEDDPVAADAHQMYVERVAGFTVAAVAHTRAEAVRVLERTPVDLLLLDLYLPDGHGLGLLRSLRAAGHGADVIAVTSARDLAVVREGVSLGVVQYVLKPFTYPTLRDRLMRYAEFRGAAGEASGQEEVDRALGALRVTGPAALPKGLSGPTLEAVTRVLRESAEGVTAAAAGERLGISRITARRYLEHLVTVGSAARRPHYGQVGRPELHYRWLASGR, encoded by the coding sequence GTGATCCGGGTCCTGGTGGTCGAGGACGATCCGGTGGCCGCCGACGCGCACCAGATGTACGTGGAGCGGGTCGCGGGCTTCACGGTCGCCGCCGTGGCCCACACCCGGGCGGAGGCGGTCCGGGTGCTGGAACGGACCCCGGTGGACCTGCTCCTGCTGGACCTCTACCTGCCCGACGGGCACGGGCTCGGGTTGCTGCGCTCGCTGCGGGCCGCCGGGCACGGGGCGGACGTGATCGCGGTGACCTCGGCGCGCGACCTCGCGGTGGTGCGGGAGGGGGTGTCGCTGGGGGTCGTGCAGTACGTGCTGAAGCCGTTCACGTACCCCACCCTGCGGGACCGGCTGATGCGGTACGCGGAGTTCCGGGGTGCCGCCGGGGAGGCGAGCGGGCAGGAGGAGGTGGACCGGGCGCTGGGCGCGCTGCGGGTCACCGGGCCGGCCGCGCTGCCGAAGGGGCTCAGCGGGCCGACCCTGGAGGCGGTGACCCGGGTCCTGCGGGAGTCGGCGGAGGGGGTGACGGCGGCGGCGGCCGGGGAGCGGCTCGGGATCTCGCGGATCACCGCGCGCCGCTATCTGGAGCACCTGGTGACCGTGGGGAGCGCGGCGCGGCGTCCGCATTATGGGCAGGTCGGCCGACCGGAGCTCCACTACCGCTGGCTGGCGAGCGGGCGCTGA
- a CDS encoding peptidase, which translates to MGIAVSGRRTPLSGGAVLASAALIALTATAPAQAAGTGPDLGVGALTPVTGIAPGGTFGLPVSVLNKGTEEVPKVYLSYSFSVGLETAETYSNCVYFRINSYDERPERNEALCTLDQPLKPGVLYGTEKPLGLKAGADALYDRAGYSVSADKPAPDDGGESEHVPGTGAPLKLVERGEATEADRAAHPDSSVGADVTAVNTADFALTGAELKGKVGDKVTAQVKFTNKGPAWVMGERDTSVTTVDVRIPAGVTVTKANGFCTPVTKTHYTCGTSQAWVDPTDGATYPFVLRIDKAVGRTTGKVSFAGPARPFDKNAANDTAEIVVETGEPATTGGTASTGGSGTSGGSASSGGSTGSDGGTGSTGGSTSGSSGSTATGGTTGSDSTTSGSGSTTGGTTPQTGGNLAATGSDSTLPVAGAAGAAVLAGAGLFYAMRRRTAARKG; encoded by the coding sequence ATGGGGATCGCCGTTTCCGGCCGCCGTACGCCGCTGAGCGGAGGTGCGGTGCTCGCATCCGCCGCCCTGATCGCGCTGACCGCCACCGCACCGGCCCAGGCCGCCGGGACCGGACCCGATCTCGGGGTCGGCGCTCTCACCCCCGTCACCGGGATCGCTCCGGGCGGCACGTTCGGGCTGCCGGTGAGCGTGCTGAACAAGGGGACGGAAGAGGTGCCCAAGGTCTATCTGAGCTACTCCTTCTCCGTCGGCCTGGAGACCGCCGAGACCTACTCCAACTGCGTCTACTTCAGGATCAACTCCTACGACGAGCGGCCGGAGCGGAACGAGGCCCTCTGCACCCTCGACCAGCCGCTGAAGCCCGGTGTGCTGTACGGGACGGAGAAGCCGCTCGGCCTCAAGGCGGGGGCGGACGCGCTGTACGACCGCGCGGGGTACTCGGTGTCGGCGGACAAGCCGGCCCCCGACGACGGCGGCGAGAGCGAGCACGTACCGGGGACCGGCGCGCCCCTGAAGCTGGTCGAGCGGGGAGAGGCCACCGAGGCCGACCGGGCCGCCCACCCCGACTCCTCCGTGGGCGCGGACGTCACGGCGGTCAACACCGCAGACTTCGCCCTGACCGGCGCCGAGCTCAAGGGCAAGGTGGGCGACAAGGTCACCGCCCAGGTGAAGTTCACCAACAAGGGCCCCGCCTGGGTGATGGGCGAACGGGACACCAGCGTCACCACCGTCGACGTACGCATCCCGGCCGGAGTCACGGTCACCAAGGCCAACGGCTTCTGCACCCCGGTCACCAAGACGCACTACACGTGCGGGACCAGCCAGGCGTGGGTGGACCCGACAGACGGTGCGACCTACCCCTTCGTGCTCCGCATCGACAAGGCCGTCGGCCGCACGACGGGCAAGGTCTCCTTCGCGGGCCCGGCCCGCCCCTTCGACAAGAACGCGGCCAACGACACCGCCGAGATCGTGGTCGAGACCGGCGAACCGGCCACCACGGGCGGCACCGCGTCCACCGGCGGTTCCGGCACCTCGGGCGGCTCGGCCAGCTCCGGCGGCTCCACCGGTTCCGACGGCGGTACGGGCTCCACGGGCGGCTCGACCTCCGGCTCCTCCGGCTCCACGGCCACGGGCGGCACCACCGGTTCGGACTCCACCACCTCGGGCAGCGGCTCGACGACCGGCGGCACCACCCCGCAGACGGGCGGCAACCTGGCGGCGACCGGCTCGGACTCCACCCTGCCGGTCGCGGGCGCGGCGGGCGCGGCGGTGCTCGCGGGCGCCGGACTGTTCTACGCGATGCGCCGTCGCACGGCGGCACGCAAGGGCTGA